One window from the genome of uncultured Cohaesibacter sp. encodes:
- a CDS encoding ABC transporter substrate-binding protein encodes MKFRYGVALASMLVAGQAMAAGDTLNVGMGVADAGKLDPHVATTTSDKGLLYWMFNGLVRIKPGEASPEFIEPDIAKSWTKNEDGTEWVFSLRDDVECHGDYGKIDAEDVVFSLERSANPDFSAFAKDYSAFESVEATGPLEVTIKLKNPVPSLLGLLVPYHGGNIVCKDAVEALGDEYQRSPIGTGPFMFAEYQPQQYVKLVANPEYFRGEPKLKEIFYRYIPSDASRDLAFQSGEIDMIYGKQDQTWVERISKLPDTKVVVMTPGEMSVLHLNMTMPPLDNILVRKAFAHAVNRDALLQFKGPDVTLASWSPVPEGYLGYTGDVPKYEYSIEKAKELLTEAGFPDGVTIKAIHTTLPGMLPTIEAVQALVRDAGINLEIETVEHATFHEQIRKDMSQVTHYAAARFPVADTYLTQFFHSDSIVGTPTAVTNFSHCDVADAEIDAARVETDSAKQVELWATAQKKIMEEVCAVPILQSLQLWAWNDKLDLGVDVHGSLNLSPPITEMATFTE; translated from the coding sequence ATGGAGTTGCATTAGCCAGCATGCTGGTTGCCGGTCAGGCCATGGCCGCAGGGGACACGCTCAATGTCGGCATGGGGGTCGCAGATGCCGGCAAGCTCGATCCGCATGTTGCCACCACCACCTCCGACAAGGGCCTGCTCTACTGGATGTTCAACGGCCTCGTTCGCATCAAGCCCGGCGAAGCCAGCCCGGAATTCATCGAGCCGGACATTGCCAAGAGCTGGACCAAGAATGAAGACGGCACCGAGTGGGTTTTCTCCTTGCGTGATGACGTCGAGTGTCATGGCGACTATGGTAAAATCGATGCCGAAGATGTCGTCTTTTCGCTCGAACGCTCGGCCAACCCGGATTTCTCTGCCTTCGCCAAGGATTATTCCGCTTTCGAAAGCGTTGAGGCAACCGGTCCGCTCGAAGTCACTATCAAGCTGAAGAACCCGGTCCCCAGCTTGCTTGGCCTGCTGGTGCCCTATCATGGCGGCAACATCGTCTGCAAGGATGCGGTCGAAGCACTGGGTGATGAATATCAGCGCTCGCCAATCGGCACCGGACCCTTCATGTTCGCCGAATATCAGCCGCAGCAATATGTCAAGCTGGTTGCCAACCCGGAGTATTTCCGTGGCGAACCCAAGCTGAAGGAAATCTTCTACCGCTACATCCCGTCCGATGCCTCTCGCGATCTGGCCTTCCAGTCCGGCGAGATCGACATGATCTACGGCAAGCAAGACCAGACCTGGGTTGAGCGTATCTCCAAGCTGCCTGACACCAAGGTCGTCGTCATGACCCCGGGCGAGATGAGCGTGCTGCATCTCAACATGACCATGCCGCCGCTCGACAACATCCTCGTGCGCAAGGCCTTCGCTCATGCGGTCAACCGCGATGCGCTCTTGCAGTTCAAGGGGCCGGACGTGACCCTTGCTTCCTGGTCGCCCGTGCCGGAAGGCTATCTGGGCTACACCGGTGATGTGCCCAAGTATGAATATTCCATCGAAAAGGCCAAGGAACTGCTCACTGAGGCCGGTTTCCCCGATGGCGTGACCATCAAGGCCATTCACACCACCCTGCCGGGCATGCTGCCAACCATTGAGGCGGTTCAGGCCCTCGTGCGTGATGCTGGTATCAATCTTGAAATCGAGACGGTCGAGCATGCGACCTTCCACGAACAGATCCGCAAGGACATGAGCCAGGTCACCCATTATGCGGCTGCCCGTTTCCCGGTTGCCGACACCTACCTGACCCAGTTCTTCCACTCGGATTCCATCGTCGGAACCCCCACTGCGGTGACCAACTTCTCCCATTGCGATGTCGCTGATGCCGAGATTGATGCTGCTCGCGTCGAAACCGACAGCGCCAAGCAGGTTGAACTCTGGGCCACCGCCCAGAAGAAGATCATGGAAGAGGTCTGCGCCGTTCCGATCCTTCAGAGCCTCCAGCTCTGGGCTTGGAATGACAAGCTCGACCTCGGTGTCGATGTGCATGGTTCCCTGAACCTGTCTCCGCCCATCACCGAAATGGCAACCTTCACCGAGTAA
- a CDS encoding ABC transporter permease — MTAFILKRLGFACVTLFAVLTIVFFIVRILPGDPAMAILGDQANEAALSALRTRLGLDAPMYVQYFEFLKGVIVGDWGVSMVSGRPVIEEILKVLPSTIELTLASLVVGVVVGLPVGIWSAVRRNKIPDYVARIASLLGLSFPAFVSAILLLLLFAIQLRWFPVISSGHGDTLFDRLRDLALPSINLGLIMAAYITRVSRSAMLEVLNQDYVRTARAKGMAFAIILWRHCLRNALIPVITVVGLYLGILIGNSVLTEIVFNRPGLGKLIVGALNQRDYTMLQGMMVIYTLLVVLVNLITDLTYGLIDPRIKYS; from the coding sequence ATGACAGCATTCATTCTCAAACGGCTTGGTTTCGCTTGCGTAACGCTTTTTGCCGTTCTGACCATTGTGTTCTTTATCGTTCGCATCCTGCCGGGCGACCCGGCCATGGCGATCCTTGGCGATCAGGCCAACGAGGCCGCCCTTTCCGCCCTCAGGACCCGATTGGGGCTCGATGCCCCGATGTATGTGCAATATTTCGAGTTTCTGAAGGGCGTGATCGTCGGCGACTGGGGCGTCTCCATGGTGTCCGGGCGACCGGTTATCGAGGAAATCCTCAAGGTTCTTCCCTCCACGATCGAGCTGACGCTGGCGTCCCTCGTGGTCGGTGTCGTGGTCGGCCTGCCGGTCGGTATCTGGTCTGCCGTGCGCCGCAACAAGATCCCAGATTATGTTGCCCGCATCGCCTCGCTTCTGGGGCTGTCCTTCCCCGCCTTCGTCTCCGCCATTCTGTTGCTGCTGCTGTTCGCCATTCAGCTGAGATGGTTCCCGGTGATCAGCTCGGGCCATGGCGACACGCTGTTTGATCGCTTGCGGGATCTGGCCCTGCCGTCCATCAACCTCGGCCTCATCATGGCCGCCTACATCACCCGCGTCTCACGCTCGGCGATGCTTGAAGTGCTCAATCAGGACTATGTCCGCACAGCCCGCGCCAAGGGCATGGCTTTCGCGATCATTCTCTGGCGTCACTGCCTGCGCAATGCACTCATCCCTGTCATCACCGTTGTCGGGCTCTACCTCGGCATCCTCATCGGCAACTCGGTCCTGACCGAGATCGTCTTCAACCGTCCCGGTCTTGGCAAGCTGATCGTTGGCGCGCTCAACCAGCGCGACTACACCATGCTGCAGGGCATGATGGTGATCTACACCTTGCTGGTGGTTCTCGTGAATCTGATCACCGACCTGACCTATGGCCTGATTGACCCGAGGATCAAATACTCATGA